TTCCAGTTTCTTGATGAAAATAAATTGCCCATTGACATCTATGTCTgttcctctactctctgtctctcgtgtGGTGATGGGGAATGGCAGCAGCACAAACAGGCATGGGGATCACCAGCATGTCCCTCCTTCGGCCCCTCACTGGCTGGAACCCTGTTGCTGAGGGTCCCCACCTCTTAACCATTCACTATCAATCACTTGGTTTGATTAACCAATAACAAAGGGAGAAATGCGGAGAAAGCAATTTGATCATATTGAGATGGTCATTGCGGAGAAACCTATTGAATAATTGTGCTAACTTCTCTCTTGCCGCTGAAAAAAATGCCGTAGTTTTCAGTCCTTATTTTACCTCGTAAAAGAAGTGACATACTAACGTTTTCATTTTCATCAACAACTTTATATGGACGGAGCGCATTTGATTTGACGGCCTGTACATGTGCAGTTCGCCGCGAGTCGACCGTTAGACCCGATGACATGTTTATGCACATGAGTTTAGCTGGCCAACGTCGCCTACAAGTGTGATTCTGCCCATCTTCATACGGTACTGTCTTTGACTACACTTCTACCACAGTCCAAACATGCTAGCTAACTCTCTGACTCACCCTGTCCCTGTTTGCCCGCCTGCCCGCTGCTCTGGACGGGCATCAGAGCCTGGCGTACTGCGGTCTCCCAGGCCTGCCCGTCCCTGCCCGCCAGCACACAGTATACCAGCGTGCCCGTCACCACCTCGAACGAGTGCGCACTGTTGTCTGGCAACAAGGGGCCAGACAGTTGAGCGGGGCCTCGCACCTGCAGCACATTAGACAGAGGAAGCTcctagagatggagggagggaagacgggAAGGAGAATGGATGAAAATGTAAGGAAAAGAATGAGACATGGGataattttatttaactaggcaagtcagttaagatcaaattcttatttacaatgacggcctaccgcggcctaacccagacgacgctgggccaatgggactcccaatcacggccatttgtgatacagcctggaatcaaaccatggtctgtagtgacacctctagcactgagatgcagtgccttagaccgctgcgccactcgggagcccaaaataAGGAACGGTGGaagacagaaaaaaaacatttgttgaTATTCTATTTGGCCACTAGAGGTCAGTACTGTCGTGTTGAGGTGACTGACTGGCCTTGGTTTGGGAAACGCCAGATGATTCTCATcccatttttaaatgttttatttgacctttatttaaccaggcaagtcagttaagaacaaattattatttacaatgacggcctaccaaaataCCTCCTGCAGGGATGGAGGCTTGGatgaaaaataaatgaaataaaaatataggataaaacacacatcacgacaagagacaacactacataaagagagacctaagacaacatagcatggcagcaacacatcaaatctaattgtatttgtcacattcacatggttagcagatgttaatgagagtgtagcgaaatgcttgtgcttctagttccgacaatgcaataataaccaacgagtaatctaactaacaattccaaaactactgtctgaTACACACAAGTggaaggggataaagaatatgtacataaggatatatgaatgagtgatggtacagagcagcatacagtagatggtatcgagtacagtatgtacatatgagatgagtatgtaaacaaagtggcatagttagtggctagtgatacatgtattacataaggatacagtagatggtatcgagtacagtatgtacatatgagatgagtatgtaaacatagtggcatagttaaagtggctagtgatacatgtattacataaagatgcagtagatgatatagagtacagtatatacatatacatatgagatgaataatgtagggtatgtaaacattatattaggtaacACAGTATggttgcaacacaacatggtagcatcacaaaacatggtacaaaaattgttgggcacagacaacagcacaaagggctgcagtagatatctcagataggggcaGTGTGGTCTGAGGCTGAGCAAGGGGCAGTGTGGTCTGAGGCTGAGCAACAACCAGTGACCTACCTTGTAGTACTTGGTGCTTGTCTCATTCTGATACAGAGTAATATTCTTCCAGTCCAATATCCAGTAATGACGTTTCCTCTGACAAAAACAATAGGAAAGTATGTTATAGGTGTtctccgtctctctgtgtgtgtgtgtgtgtggggggggggagggggggtgataaaaaatatatattattgagTGCTGCCTTATGGGGCTCCCAATCacatccggttgtgatacagcctggaatcaaaccagggtctgtagtgatgcctctagcactaagaagcagtgccttagaccgctgcgccacttgggagccctctTTTGTTTTAGGCAAAGACCCAAAACAGCCACATCAAATTAATATTTGTCTTGATGaaataacatggaaaacaacCACTTTCTGTGCAGTTTTCATTTACCATCCTTACAAACCACTTAATGTAAATGTACGTTACTGTATTGTATATAGGCTGGTCATCTAGGTTAGAACCTGTAGACTTTCCATCACCATGAAGAAAAACAATGTTCAATACAGTAACTGAGTACATTGAGACATCAAGTGGTTTGCGATGTGGCTCAGCATGGTGCTTACAATGCtcgggttgtgggttcgattcccacgggggaccagagtgaaaatgtatgcactcactgctGTAAATTGCTCTGGTTAAGAGAGTCTAGTAAAATAAACGAATAAACCATTTCAGTTCACATAGAAATAAGTTACATTTACAAATCCATTGATTTGATATtttgcactgggcctttactggtcctgtattagcagaccgatGTAGACGTCTTCAGCGCGGGCAAAACAAATGTTCTTCTGcatccccccttccccctctgcagctactgtgtgtgtgttctcaccagtGTGTCGGTGTTGGTGTGATGCAGTAGCCAGCCCGCTCTCAGGACTCCACTGGTCCTTCTCTTAGTGTGACGAACTGATTGGACCACCCGCatcagaggaatataactactgAAACACGGActgggagaggggggggtggagtgggagggagggaggggagggggagggagggagggatggatggagagatagggTGGAGGgttgagggggagggatggagagatagggaggaggggggggatgaaagagggagagaggactatTACAACTTCAGTTGACAGACACTGATGTACTATACTCTATCATAAGTAAGTAATCATCAAAACTCAAAGTGGAAACATACTGAACTTTACGTCCTATCAAAGCCCAGCATTTTGTTATCACTCTTACGTGATTGGTGGCTGTTGTCCCACCTCCTTGATCTCAGCAAATGGGTCCTCAGTAGACGGCTCATCGTCATGGTCTTCTAGTGATGTCATACTGCatctcatatcctcctcctctgtgtcgtCCTTATAGCCCAGACTGGCCACGGAGTCTGTGTAACATCTTTACTGCATCAATACTAAACCACAACACTAAACCACTACAATAAACCACAACACTAAACCACTACACTGAACCGCAACACTAAACCACAACACTAAACCACTACACTAAACCACTACACTGAACCGCAACACTAAACCGCAACACTAAACCGCAACACTAAACCACAACACTAAACCACTACACTGAACCGCAACACTAAACCACAACACTAAACCACTACActaaactggaaacacttatctccctcactagctttaagcaccaactgtcagtgcagctcacagattactgcacctgtacatagcccacctataatttagcccaaacaactacctctttccctactatatttaattaatttatgtattttgctcctttgcaccccattatttttattgctactttgcacattcttccattgcaaatctaccattccagtgttttacttgctatattgtatttactttgccaccatggccttttttgcctttacctcccttctcacctcatttgctcacatcgtatttagacttgtttatactgtattattgactgtatgtttgttttactccatgtgtaactctgtgtcgttgtatgtgtggaacccctttgctttatcttggccaggtcgcaattgtaaatgagaacttgttctcaacttgcctacctggttaactaaaggtgaaataaataaataaataaaccacaACACTAAACCACAACACAAAACCACAACACTAAACCACTACACTAAACCACTACACTAAACCACTACACTAAACCGCAACACTAAACCGCAATACTAAACCACAATACTAAACCACTACTAAATCGCAATACTAAACTGTCACTGAATAAGTAAATACAGTACACAGTCAATTACATATGCAGTTTTTCTTTCATCTTGAAAGCATTAGGAATAGTTAACATTTAAGGCCATTATGTTTGTCATTGTCTCGCACCTCCTTCCCCATTGGTGTTGGTCCTCACTCCAGGACAGTCAGCGGGGACCAGGGAGGACTCACAGCGACGATGGCAGTTCAGCttacagtctatatatatatgaatgagagagagagatcaacttCAGTGCACAGACTACTGACACAGCTGTAACACAAGATCTGGAATCTGACCAAGTGATTGACATACCTGCTTCAGAAACGTGTGATTAGAAAAAGCATCATACATGTATTTAGTACCCCAGTGACCAACCTCCCAATCTGAACTATGACCTTCAACCCCTGACCTCAGGCCCCTCTCACCGGAGCACTGCAGGCCCTGACGGAACAGGCCCTTAAGGAGGTGGTAGCAATGTTGGCACACGGTGGGCttggtgtagctgtggatgtgGAAGGTGTGTGGCACCCTGGCCCTCCCCGCCACGCCACCCTTTCCCTGGACCAGCCCCAGCCACACCGGTTGATCTGCCCACGACGGAGGTCTGGGCCCGGGCTTGAACATACTGatctggaagagggagagagggggaaatggagagaggggggagaggaagagggagagaggggggagaggaagagggagagagggagagaataacaAATATTTCATGTCAGATTTTAGAATCACACACATAAATGTCACTTAAACAGCGGAATGGATTCGGCCCATAATGACTGGTGCTGACCTCCTCCATACTGCCCCCTGCAGGTGTGGAGAGGGAGTGTGTCCGGGGCCTGGCAGGGGGGAATAAGGACAGGCTGGGGCCACACACACGACGGCGTGCATGGCTACAGTCACTAGGCAACTGCAGCGCACAGCGCTTATGAAAGTCTAACCCGCAACctacagagacgagagagatgtGAGACATAATTAAGACAATCTATTTAGGTAAAATGGTAGATACGACAAAGAATTCAACACAATTCAACATGAAATAAATAGTGAAGGTTCTCACTGCGATTAAAGACATGAAGGATCAATTATTACTGTATCTACTTCCTTACCTTCACATTTTAACCCTTGACGTACCAACCCCCACAGCATCTCCCCACAGTGATGACAGAAGGTGGGGGTGCGATAtgattggacagccagggagtGTGGGCGGATCTTTATCCTCGTCACAGTAGCTGATCCTGAGTCAGATCGTAAAGAGCAGATATTCCATTACTTTATCTGGACACTTAACGTACTACATTTCAGTACATTCAATGAACTAtatgtgggccctggtcataagtagtgcactacagggaatagctggccatttgggacacaaccccgGTCTGACCTGAGAGGATGATCTCTATGAGGTCGCCGTCCAGCAGTGCATCCTGGTCCGTGAGTCTGTGGAGGAGGTGTTCCgagcctgtctggtgtctgaaCAGGAGGACCTTCTCCCCAATACCCACCACACTACAGTCTGGAGCCTGCAGTACACAGAACATGATCAATCAGTATACATCGGCTGATCGATCAATCAAGGCAGAGCAGGAGAGACAGATTATAGAGGAGGTCTGTCTGGTTAACATCACCGAAAGCATGCAGACAGACGTTGGCATTGAGGGAGGGTAGGCCATTATAGCGAGAGACTGGTCATGGAACTATGTGAGCGCTGTCGTTAGGGGCCAGAGCATTGGGCcaggaaccgaaaggttgcttgatagaatccccgagctgacaaggtaaaaatctgtcgttctgcccctgactatggcagttaacccactgttcctaggctgtcattgtaaataagaatttgttcttaactgacttgcctggttaaataaaaggttaaattaaaaaaacaaagaaaatagATTTTCAATTAAGATGGAAacaagtgtgagtgtgtgtttgtttgagtgtttgttcCTATAGACAGGAGAAGTGCAATGATCTGAGAGATACAGATTATTCACACAAACCGCATACAAGTTCTCACACAAAGACTACACGGGCCAACTGACCTGCTGCCTGGAAACAGTCAGAAGATCAAAGGATAAGGGGGCTGATTTGAGCGAGACAGGCacggcggtgtgtgtgtgtgtggaaggctGTGGTTGGAAAGTTAGCTGCAGACACAGCTAAACCACACGGCAGCCCCTCTGGCTGATGAAGTAACATGGCCATCTCTCACAGAGgtgaggtagagacagagggggggggggggataacagTCAAAATTGGAAATAAACACAGACATGTATTTTCCCAAGGGTGCGGAGTGAACCAGGAACAACCTGAACTCAAGTCTATTTATTCATATACAGTGTACATTAATTGGCATAAACACTAGAACAACAGCCCCCCTGGTCTCACTCTTAACGACACAGAAATAAAATGCCTCCTGTATGCAGATGGCCTGGTGCTACTGTCCTCCACAAAAGAGGTGTTACACCAACAATTAGATCATCTGCAAACAgttgtcagacctgggccctaacAGTCAATCTCAAAAAGACAAAAATCGATCCAAAATACTCATTTTTACTGGGCTTTACTAATAAACAACACACATCTACACATATTTAGGAATAAGAATCAGCTCCAGAGGGACATTCAACCTGGCTGTGAAGTAACTGAAAGACAAAGCAAGGAGGGCTTTCTATggcattaaaaatatatattaaatgaAATGGCTCAAAATATTCAACTCAATAATATAACCAAATGCACTATATTCAAGTGAAGTGTGGGGTCCGCTTACAAAAGAAGAATTTgacaaatgggacaaacacccaattGAAACTCTGCAAGAGCATCCTCAGAGTACAGAGAAAAACTCCAAACAacgcatgcagagcagaatcctcagatcctcaaaaagttctacagctgcaccattgagagcatcctgactggctgcatcacagcctggtatggcaactgctcggcctccgaccacaaggcgctacagagcaTACTGCGTACGtcccagtacatccctggggccaagcttcctgccatccaggatctctataccaggcggtgtcagaggaaggccctaaaaatggtcgaagactccagccacccaagtcatagactgtcctctctgctaccacaaggcaagcggtaccgtagcaccatgtctaggtccaagaggcttttaaacagcttctacccccaagccataagactcctgaacatctaatcgaatggctaaccagactatttgcatttgcATTAagactgcattgttggttaagggctcataagtaagcatttcactgtaatacctgttgtatttggggaatgtgactaataaaattggaTTGAATTTGAATCAGCCCAATTCCTAGTTCTGATTATTATCCTAAAAAGAGACAACAAATGTTATtcaccagccagctggttctgaggctcggTTCACTAACCGCTACCAACCCAATAAAGCCTCAGGCACTCACAATCTGGCCCAATAAATCCTCAGGCACTCACAATCTGGCCCAATAAATCCTCAGGCACTCACAATCTGGCCCAATAAATCCTCAGGCACTCACAATCTggcccaacaaagcctcaggCACTCACAATCTggcccaacaaagcctcaggCACTCACAATCTggcccaacaaagcctcaggCACTCACAATCTggcccaacaaagcctcaggCACTCACAATCTggcccaacaaagcctcaggCACTCACAATCTggcccaacaaagcctcaggCACTCACAATCTggcccaacaaagcctcaggCACTCACAATCTGCCCCAACAAAGCCTCAGGCACTCACAATCTggcccaacaaagcctcaggCACTCACAATCTGGCCCAACCACAAAAAAAATTGAAGGAAACTTTAATGCTATTTGACCACTGAGACTGAAAACCGAGGAAAacactatgtacagactcagtgagcacagcacTGTCCATAGACCGGTCGTCGCAGGCAcatctggctgcccagagaggacaggatgTGCTCATTCTGCACccaggaagagatggagacagcTGCATTTTCTGTCAAACTGTGACAGATATTCTGACATAAGAAATACATTATTCTCCAAAAATGATAAAAAACAATATGAAGAATTTGCAAAAAACTTCAATGATGAAGACAAACTTAAATACAAAACTTGGTGAAAAAAACTAAATGCTGTGTTTTAATCAGCCAAATGTGTGGCgtcctgccacaacctgagggacagacagTGAGAAGAGTGTGATTATTCTTCATTAATATGTGTTGGAATTGCTGTTAATATGAGTGACATTGTCATTTGTATTGCTTAATTACAAACAGTCTAGTATATGTTGGTCTTTGACCATCGTTAATATATTTACTTTGACAATGCGTTTTATTTCCATGTCAATAAAGTATGCTGAACTGacttaacagagacagagagaaacagagagaaagagagagatggagagcccGAAAGAGAAAGATtatatatagccactgtatggtATCACAACGATAGTCAGAGTAGTTGGCTAAAATAAAACACACAGGTCTgggactgagtgtacaaaacattaggaacacctgctcttcccaTGACAGACTTTCCAGGTTAATCCAGgtggaagctatgatcccttattgatgtcacttgttaaatccacttcaagtcaatgtagatgaaggggaggagacaggttaaagaagaacAATTTGTAAACCGTGGcaatgagacatggattgtgtatttacAAAATACGTTTTTTTATCCGAGCAGCTAATCGATCGcagcagctgtacatagcccatctgtaaatagcccatccaatctacctaccgcatccccatattgtttttatttactttctgctcttttgcacaccactGGGCCTTTTTCTTTCATGTTTTATGAGATGGGAGAACACATTGGGttggatcttagaccattcctccaaacagaatctttccagatccttgatatatTTGGTCTGTGCTTATGGACTCCCCTCTTTAATTCAAACAAAAGGTTTTCAATGGCGCTGAAATCCAGAGACTGAGATGGTCATTACAAAATGTTGGTTTTGTGGTCAATTAAACATTTCTTGGTGGAGTCGGatgcatgcttggggtcattgtcttgttggaagttTCATTTGTGGCCAAGTTTCTGCCTCCTGCCAGCAGCAAACAGGTTTTTGGCAAAAATGTTCTGGTACTTGGTAGAGTTCATGATgacgttgaccttaacaagggcgcTAGGACCAGTGGAATCAAAACAACTTCATAACATCAAATATCCACCACTATATTTTACAGTAGATATGAGGTTATTTTCTGCACATTGCATCAATCTTTCAATGGCAAACCCACTgctggtgtgggtggacaaagACCTCTATTTCTGTCTCATATCACCATAGCGCCGGTTCCAGGGCAGTTTAGCAAGCTCCAGGAGTTTACATTTGTTGATCACGCTAAATAAAGGCCTTTTTACTGGCCACGCCCCTGAAGAGCCTATTGCCATGGAGCTGGCATCTAATTGTAGATTAAGAGACTTGGGGACCCCAAGATGAGACCCAGTTCCGTATTTCTCCAACTGCCCTTGGACTTTTCCTTGCTTCCAGAAGCATCTTCTTCACTGTGCGTGGGGACAAGATACACAGGCGAGTTTACCACTGTTCAAGTGGTTTTAAACTTCTTAATTGCCGCCTTAATAGTTGAAAGTGATATATATTTTTAGCAAATTTGTTTTGCCCATTGCCTGATTTATGAGGGTCACTAACCATTTTTCTCTCTTCGTTTGTGAGCTTTTTGCCTTTCCCCCAGTGTTGGAAAAAGCACCCATTTGtcacacttgagtaaaagtaattataacttaatagaaaatgactcaagtaaatgtgaaagtcacccagtaaaatactacttgagtaaaagtctcaaaatatttggttttaaatgtacttaactatcagaagtaaatgtaattgctcaaatataggtaagtatcaaaagttaaagaaaaatgtataaaacatttcttacattaagcaaaccagacggcacaatgaAAAACAATGTTTATTGCCGGATAGcgaggggcacactccaacactcagacataatttacaaaagaAGCCTGTGTGTTTAGTGAATctcccagatcagaggcagtagggatggccagtgatgttctctgtttagtgagtctcc
The window above is part of the Oncorhynchus gorbuscha isolate QuinsamMale2020 ecotype Even-year linkage group LG21, OgorEven_v1.0, whole genome shotgun sequence genome. Proteins encoded here:
- the LOC124008588 gene encoding serine/threonine-protein kinase D3-like; this translates as MDSGISSSLSSMSMTQSSPGRPPHTAAPGPLQGPLGTALVQFQLGLFREVVRVSGGQLSYCHAKRLAAEIIERKAPDCSVVGIGEKVLLFRHQTGSEHLLHRLTDQDALLDGDLIEIILSGSATVTRIKIRPHSLAVQSYRTPTFCHHCGEMLWGLVRQGLKCEGCGLDFHKRCALQLPSDCSHARRRVCGPSLSLFPPARPRTHSLSTPAGGSMEEISMFKPGPRPPSWADQPVWLGLVQGKGGVAGRARVPHTFHIHSYTKPTVCQHCYHLLKGLFRQGLQCSDCKLNCHRRCESSLVPADCPGVRTNTNGEGDSVASLGYKDDTEEEDMRCSMTSLEDHDDEPSTEDPFAEIKEVGQQPPITPCFSSYIPLMRVVQSVRHTKRRTSGVLRAGWLLHHTNTDTLRKRHYWILDWKNITLYQNETSTKYYKELPLSNVLQVRGPAQLSGPLLPDNSAHSFEVVTGTLVYCVLAGRDGQAWETAVRQALMPVQSSGQAGKQGQDHGPQSGEKPDISSVYQIFTEEVLGSGQFGVVYGGTHRQSGHPVAIKVIDKTRFPTKQERQLRNEQAILQNLSHLGVVLLEGMFETLEHVFVVMEKLHGDMLEMILSNEKGRLPERTTRFLVTQILEALRYLHFKHIAHCDLKPENVLVASPDPFPQVKLCDFGFARIIGEKSFRRSVVGTPAYLAPEVISIHGYNRSLDMWAVGVVLYVSLSGTFPFNEDEDISQQITNATFMYPRLLWSNISLEAVSLINNLLQVSVRRRFSVGKALGHAWLQDFQLWCDLREFEQRMGCQYLTHKGDEDRWRHHAQERGLHFPSHLPWTPGHDNSL